The following nucleotide sequence is from Channa argus isolate prfri chromosome 9, Channa argus male v1.0, whole genome shotgun sequence.
TTTATGTCCTCACTCCATCTTTGACTGTGTTAACAATCTATGCATGAGCTCCGATGGATTGTGCTGTTTCTCTGAATATTTCCCCCAGCAGCTGTGTAGCTATTTTGGCTCTCTAGCATGACTCGTCTGAAGCTCTTTTCATGCACTGTTGTCACCCCACAAAGAGAGGTAATTTGAAGCTGTTTAAACAGCAAATTGGTGCACAGCTTTTCTCAACAGACCAATAACGTCAGCATAGAATTACGTTTTAAGTCTTTATCTGTCCGTCTCCCCCACTTtaatctctgtctctgtgaccGTCTTTTGTAGTTGGCCCAATTTTGTTTGAGTGGTCTTTGCAGACTGTAGACAGCTTCATTTAAATCTCTTTTGTTGAAGTAACATTTCTGAGGAGAAGGATGCTAAGaaattctctctctgtgtgtatgtgtgtctttttctcttgctctctgtcCTTCTTTTCCACAttattctgatgtttttttcatgtttccctTGCTAGAATGCATCACTCATAGGCCCTGCGGCAGGTCTATGAAAGTCTCTTCAGGCTGCTTTTCTTCCATCTCAGAAAAAGAGAGGAGTGGAAAGCAAGTAGAAGTTGTGGTCAGTGAAACAAGTGAGAAAATAAAGATTGCTGTTAATTAATACAAATCTGAAGCTACGGTCAGCAGCCACTAGCTTGGCTTAGCACAGAGAGTGGAAAAATCATTCATGAGGCCGGAAACCAAAATGGTCCAGTGCATAACCTCCTGTAAATCTGCAGTATATGAATTTCCCACTCAGGGTTATATGTGATTTAAAcaatacatatacagtaaaatatgttgaaataaggcttttgtattgttttcagcTAAACTAAACAAATGCTGTAAGTCAATTCATATTTAGCAGACAAATGTGAGAGTGACATCGATCATGTAATCTACTGTAACGATCACCAGAAAGCCAGTCTGCACAGTCCTTCAGTTATtaacaaattacaataaagaagaagagaatCAAGCAGAAGTTATTGAAACCCTTGGATTGGTTAGAAGGTCAAGCCCTTACTTTAACTTCACTATTTGTGAATTAAACTTCACAAATCATCTTGAAAGCAGCAGTTACTCAGAATTGCAAAcatttcctgcagctgctgcatttCAATCTCATTTTAATACAAACTATATACAGCCTACAATTTTATGACTTCGTCGGATGCTACTATAACGCATCAAAATAGAAACCTGTACAGGTCTCATAATATATAGAGTGCATTGCAGTTGCCTTGGCAGCCGTGCAGAGCTTCAGCTCATAATGTGACAGGAATATAAGGTGAACCTGGTTTTAACTGAGCCAACCAGGTAAATGCTGCTTTAATACACACCATAAGTCATCTTTCCCCTAGCTACATCTCTggggagatggagagaagacAATAGAGAGGAGaaatgaagagacagagagagaaaagaggttgaagaaaaacagagagagcagaaaggtaTGATAGAGAGGGGAGTAAGTGagataaataaactgaaaccTCTTGTTTTGAAAATGCCTTCAACCACGTCCAGAATTGTCGCAAGTCCCACTATGAACAACAGCCAAAGTGCAAAGCTGGGTCATCGCTCTGCTGCGCCAAAGAAATGAAACCAGTTTCTcatcatctctttttttccatgGGTCTCGCTGAACTGTGCCCTCTCATTTTTCCCATACTCACTATGATCCTTGTGTGTCTTCTCCCCAAAAACTGATGCTCCTTTGTTCTGAGTTGAGATCTGAAAATAGTGGTGGTTCTCCAGCTTTTGAGCAAATGTAAATACATGGGGAAATAATGTGCAACCTGTGTAttcatatcagatattaaatgAAGTTTATGCCGTGAATCTCtaagatgttttcatgttttctggTCCGTGTGTGTTGTCCTCAACAGAGCTCATGTACACAGTGGAGCTGGCAGGAGGTCTGGGAGCGATCCTGCTGCTACTCATCTTCCTCATCTCCCTCTACAAATGCTACAAGATCGAGCTGATGCTTTTCTATAGGAGGCACTTTGGCAGCGAGGATGTGGATGGAGGTAAAGACAACACAAAGcatctgaaaaaaatctttctctctACCTGAAAAGTGCTGTTTTTTACCCGGTATTTCTTATCTCAAATCCAATGTCAAGCAAGCACCGATGACTTTATATGAGcctttgtggatttgttttcatGGATGTAAATTTGTTCAGTTCGTTTACCGTATTATCCACAGCACTCTCCTAGGTAGATACACATGTCCTCCCTGGTTCTATTCCAGTGACGGCAGCccatttcctctctccctctctctctgcctctctctgtgtgtgctgttggGACCAAGTTGCACgtgattgtgtgtgtacattgcTGCACTGGCTGCATAGGGAAGAGAGACAGATTTTCAATTTGTTGCCCATTTAAAAAGAGATCAGTCTCAATATGTCATGGAATGAAGCCCACCCTCTGCTGTCGAAGGCTAGATAGTGGTACATGGGGACCAGACAGTCTCGGGGCACCTCCCCTGAGTGACAAATAGGAGCATAAACAGCCTGAGATTGGAGAGCAACTTTTTGGTTTCTCTGCAGAACAGTTAACTTTTGCCTCAGTTAagtatttgtctgtttgtgccCCAGTatctttctgttttgctttgtattctgagtctctcttctcttctctaaaATTCTGGAAAGCCTGAACTTGTTTTAAATCACTGGATTGCTGCTACAGTATCATGAATTATCTATCACAGACTGTTTTGTTGACTCAAACTTCTGCATGATTAAGTCATAGCGTCGGGGAACACCGATACAAGCTGCTTTTGATTTTCCAAGTTCGCTAGGTGGTTAATTTGCAAGGTTGGTTactaatttgaaaatgttgtttgaTGTTCGGATTCCTTGTTGAGCGCAGCCCTAGCCTTTCCAGTGTGTTTCAAAGCTGTGCGTGCTCCTCACAGAGTTTGTAAAAAAGCCCCTCTTCCCTTTTTGGCTGGCCCACATTCCAGTTTCTACAGAGCATAATGACTAGGACGTACTGAACATGTCACCAGTACTGCTTTTTTCCCCAATTCATctattttctgcctttttcagTTGTTCCTACTGTCTTCAGGGAAATCATTTCAAGGTGGAGATGAGAGTTTTGCTTGAATCACAATTTGTATTTTACcccaatttgtttttttatatacatcACATGGCAGTAAATGAACACAACTGTCCACATGTTTTTATACTGTTGGTCTGAGACTGTTCTCAAACTAAGCTACTTTCTTGCACTTATGTGCTTCAAAATTTGTGGAAAGTCTGAGAAAGGCGGTTTCTTGTTCCGATATGGCAGTGTCCCTATTGACAAAGGGTATGTAGAGATGGCTTTGTCAGTGTaatgtggaagaacttgactggcctgcacaaaGCTGTGACCTCATCTCCATGCAAAACCTCTGGGATGAGGTATAACGCAGGTCTAGATTCATTCAACTGAATTGGTTCAATCTTGTGGATGAGAGGGAACAAATCTCTGTAACCATGTCACACCTTCCCAGAGGAGGTGGAGCATTTATagtaattatattaaaatgtaatatatatcTAAGGTAAAACTTTATGATGGATACAGAACAGGATCAACACTTTAAATGTGCATCATCAAGTTTCTTGTACGAGCAGTCATAGTCATACTCCAGACTAAATAACAGTAATTCTTGatgtttaataaatgaagtGTAAGTTTTCAAAAAGTCATTCTCAATCTATGTCTTCTGCACAAACTGTGCATTTCTGAATACTCTACATTGATGTGAACTGCACCTCTTTTGACAACATTATATGATCATTAATAGTATtagtataatattaatattagcaTATAAACAATTTGGCTACCACTTTACATCTCAATTTTGGAAGAGTAATAGTGGGTTATCATTTTAGAAATAACAAGCTATTTCCAAAAATTTAGTAGTAATAAAGTCATAATTCATTTTACAGctcttttcatatttattacacAGACACTACCATGTCTGTTCTCAAGTGATTATTGTAGTTGTTTAGTTTCCACATTATTACCTGTGATATTTTGGTGCCTATTACCTAAATATATCCATTGCTTATACTAAGCTATCACCTGAGTAATCACCATGATAATACTATATCATATTTATACTATATTCTTATCAACTTCTGTTACATCTTTGTTACAtaaatattacactttttattACCATATTATACcaaccaaagaaaacaaagaaaaatactgtTCTTCCCATATTACCTTGTTATTTCAACAATAGTACTATAGTATTACTGACCTGCAAAGTGCTACCattatttgcaaaataatttattttagttgCTAAAACTGAAATTCTTTGATAGATTTACTGCATAATGTAACTTACTTAGGTGCATTAAAACATTATCAAGTTTAGTTTAGAgaatttaaatttacttttgGAAGTTGAgacaaagcaaatgtaaaataatataatgtatTTGAACTGAGACATTGATCAATTAAATACAGGAGTAGTGTCAAGGTGTTCAGATGCATTTGTCCAATTAGTAATGTCTGTGGGATGTTTGATTGTGCCACAAGGTCTCAAGaccattttgctttttgtgctgGACGTTATTTTATATAGTTCACCTAAGGTCTgctcccttttcttcttctctgcatttcagaaaacaaagactATGATGCATACCTGTCCTACACCAAAGTGGACCCTGACCAGTGGAGTCAGGAGACCAGAGAAGAGGAACGTTTTGCCCTGGAGATCCTCCCTGATGTCCTGGAGAAACATTATGGCTACAAACTCTTTATTCCAGATCGAGACCTCATTCCAACAGGAAGTAAGCCCTACGACTGTCTGTGTATGCACGGTAGCACAAATACTGTAGCGTCAGCGTGTCAGGACATCTTCAGTTGCCAGTatactgtactgtgctgtaCTGTACTTGCTGCAAagtttggcacattttttacactttctCATAGTTTTCGATGTTCGTTTTGTGTCGTTTGTCTTCAGTGTTGTTTCCCACTCTCACTGTCtggtgtttaaatgttttgtgctGTTTGGGCAGATTCAAGCTAAGTATTGTCACACTCTAAAAGTGATGAATACATGAGAATTTTAAATTTCCAAATTAGGCGAAAGAGAAGAAGACACATTCAGTCCAATACTGTCAACACAAGCTCTTCCTGTGTCCATTCGGAACCTCTGTTGATAAAAGCAGGAGCTTACAGTATTTCTCACTTGCTATTCCCATACTACCTACTACAGATATGGGAATACAGAacacagtgtgtgagtgtacaGGGAGTGGATATATGGAACAAATTTATCATCCTCCCTGGTTTTCATCCATGCATTAATAAATCCATGAAAATTCTGTCTGAAAATATTCTCATGTGTGCTAACTCTGCTTAGTAGTGCCAGTCTGTGCCAGCAGTACACAGTGTGCTCTAGTTAATAGTGATGCTGAGTGTTTGTACTGTAGACTTCATGTGGAACTGATAAAACGCAAACATGTCTAGTTTCGTCCAGACAGAATTAAACATCAGTAGGAAATGTGCAAAGGCTCTAAGCCCTGCTGACTGAGATTCCTCTTCCCtttaatcaaaagaaaattGCCGCCAGCATCAGTGCCAAGCAAAATCGTCGTAGATGAATGTCCAACGAGGGAAACACGGAATGTAATTAATcatatgtgaaataaaaaagatgagCGAGAGGAGACACGGCCACTTTTACGACTGTGttgagtgtgtttatttgtctgtACTGTGTTCTGCCTGTGACctgaatgttaaaatgtttatgtttaggTCTCACCAATGAGCATTACCAGGATGACACACGACTGTTTGGAGGTACTCACCCTCAGTCTTTTCCTCTTGTATAAGCTGCTGTCATTTACCTGCTCTTAGAAAGTTTCAAAGAGATGCTTTAAGTGGTACTGCTGTGTGATCACAAACATTAGGCCCTATTTCATAAAAAGCAACCCAGCCTAATCTTGTAGACTATGTAGCTTTATCAAACATTTACCCCATCTGAGGCCATTTAGTGCAGAGCTTAGCATTTTATGTGGGTTAGTTCTCCATCCAGAGTATGTATTACAATACATAGAATACATTCAAACAAAGTTGTATTGCAGCAGAATAAAATACGTTGAAACCATGCTTGTAAGTGTGTATTTACACTGTATACAGACCTTGTGTCTTTCTGCACACATTAAATAGTGACACCTAAAATGAGAGCAGGTGCCAAACGTGGACAGCAAAGTAACCACCTGTCATTGTCTTGTGTTCTTTATTTGATGCTGTGTGTTCATCCATCATTGTTCAGTGTTGTGATCCTCTCCACAGTAAACCTATAGCTCAAAACATTCTGAATGTAGCCTTTTTTTGCCAAACTTATGTTATTGTACCgttttttcttgtatttctttTCCTGCAGCTTACATAGAGGATGTGGCACGCTGCGTGGACCAGAGCAAACGCCTCATTATAGTCATGACACCCAACTATGTGGTGCGGCGAGGCTGGAGCATCTTCGAGCTGGAGACGCGGCTGCGCAACATGCTGGTGACTGGTGAGATCAAAGTCATTCTGATCGAGTGCGCCGAATTGCGTGGCATCATGAACTACCAGGAGGTGGAAGCTCTTAAGCATACTATTAAAACCCTCACTGTCATCAAGTGGCACGGCCCCAAAAGCAACAAGCTCAACTCCAAGTTCTGGAAGCAGCTGCAGTACGAGATGCCGTTCAGGCGTACAGAGCCCATGCTCACCCACGAGCCGGCGCTGGACGTCAGCGAGCAGGGCCCCTTCGGAGAGCTGCAGACCGTCTCTGCCATCTCCATGGCAGCAGCAACCTCCACCGCCATGGCCACCGCCCACCCAGAGCTGCGTTCCTCTTTCCACAACACCTACCACACCACCATGAGGCAGAAACACTACTACCGCAGCTATGAGTATGACATTCCCCAAGGAGGGACTCTGCCACCACTCTCCTCTCTGGGTAACCAGCACACCTACTGCAACATCCCACTAACACTGCTGAACGGACAGAGGCCTGCCGGGAAAAGCCGAGAGCACAGCCTGGAGGAGGCCCACGCTAACAACGCCATGCTCCCGCTGCTGCCGAGAGAAACCAGCATCTCCAGCGTCATCTGGTAATGATGAACAGACTCGGCATCAGCTGTACGAAGATCATTCAGGGTCAGGGCAAGGCTCAGTCTCATTGCGATTAGTAACACAGTTCACGGTGATTTTAGTGAAAAGTGTTTTGGATGCATTTGGTTTCTACTGTTGTTAACTAACAGCAAGTAATAGAAACACAGCAGGTTTTTGGACACCCTTTTTtcgtttttgtcttttttttttaagaggacTGCACCTCTGTTACCAGGGGATGTTTTCTATGTGAAACTAaaggaaatataataaaaacactgtttcatCAAATAGCAAGACACGGACTTGCAAAAACTCCCAATTAAAGAACCGACACACTTTGGCAATtgtgcacatacatgcatacacatacactcGGAAATGtgcatacatacaaacacaaggAAAACAGGGTCTTGTACatatatttcaatttatttgtagcatcagtgttttcctgttttgttcttttatttgttttttaagttatgTTTGTTGCCTTCTCTGCTTTAGGACTTTGCTTTAACCTTGAgttgtatatttttgttgttttctctctatttttttattcttattttaccATACTTGTTTAAAAGCCAGTATGTCATGTAcctgctctttgtttgtttgttttaatatgttggtttatttttaaatctttgtgtaGTTTAAgagatcattttttttaacactttttgaATTGCCTGGACATTTCAGGAGCTTCAAGGAGCtgaatctttgttttgtttacctgTAAAAGGTGTATCTAGTTTGAAAGGAaactctctttaaaaaaaaaaaaatcatagaatatgcaaaaagaaagaggagctggcaaaaaacaaattgtcctGTGAGGTggttgggggaggggggggcacGCTAGTCCTCTCCAATCAGATAGACTGGCAGATTTCTCTCTAAAGCTTCATATTTTCTATTGAAACAAACAGCCTCGCTGTTTTAGAGTGATAGTGAAATGCCTCACcttaaaaagaaatctgtagattattttaaaaagaattctATTTTTATAACAGAAATGAGTTTGCTTGAGAAGTCATACTTATTTGCATTTCATCTACCATAGAAAGGGGATTTGTGTATAAGTGTTATGCTGGTTTTGTATCATTGCAATGTGGTTCCTGGTTTGTTCAGAGATTAAGGTGGCTTTTGAATcccacatgaaaaaaatatgtcCTATCGTTCTAGATTCAAAAGTAACGcattttcaatgttttgttttttaaaacataatattatTCCCATCCTGATAATTACTTTGGTCCATATGGATAGTTCATGTTtaaggaaagaaaacatttgtgttatgaaagactttttaaatatatttgaaggTGTGATTTTTGAGTATGCATAGCAAATAGATATGTATTCTATATATAATAtagatatttatataaatatataaacacaattttcacTTGGAAAGAAATGTCTATCTTTATAGAAACACAATCATTATCAGTTGCCCTTACTTTCTCACTGCACATTAAAAACTTTGATTTCCTTTGGATGGTTTTCTTTCATGTCCAagtttgattgtttgttttattcattccaAACATCAATAACACATTCAGTTACTCGTTAATAGTCTCACTAATTCATCATTCTCTCTTACTGCTTTGATGACAACATTCAACTACTGGGTTGCAAATTTAATTTGTCAGTTGAATCACTGATCCCACTAAAAcatcagacaaacaaaaaattaacaaatgtcattttctccAGATACTGATGAAATTCTTTTTAACACTAAAGAACAAAACTGTGCCTTCGACTGCCAACTGCTGTTGTGGTGGGAAACTGTACAGGGCCATATTACTAAACAGCCTGAAAACATTGTGTGCTTCCAGGTAAAATCTTTCTCATTCCATCTGCTATGTCTGATTGTTGTCTTAAATGACTACGAGTTCTCAGTTCACAAGCACAAAACAGATGTCTGAAgggaaatgtgttttgcaaacaatgaaacactattttagtttaacagacacaaatacacagcttTCAGTTCTTTGTCAGTGGACTGTCGGTGCAGTGGGCAAACGAGAAAGCTCAAAAATGAGACCGCGAGTAATATTAGAGGTGATGACATCTCTAAAACACTGTCAGTactaattataaataataaatacaagtaATGGATGAGTACAGCACACAATAGCATTTACggtaaatacatgtaaaatccAACTACAGCAAATATCTGTTAACTAATGCATCAGTACAGAAACTAAGTACATTAACTCACtaatgtacttgtactttatgatcatttcaaatttcagagggaaatattgtactttttactccactgcatttATGACACCTGAGGTTAATATTAGAAAAACAAGTTAATAAGTTATGACATGGCATGTTTGTTAGTTGCTCTGCAGTACCAGCAATAAGATGATCTCACTGGAGGATATATGGATGGCAGAGGGATGCTGAATATAAGGAAGACAAAGGGGCACTTAATTAATATCTTTCAAATAGATGTAGTCCTGAAATTAGAACTTTATAGACTGCTTTTTAGAAATCAGTAAAGTTGTCCATTTTAACGACACGTGATATACACACCTTGTAATTTCCAGCAAACATACAGGTGAAGTACTGTAATTTTGAGTTTAGAAAACTGTATTAAACtccaaaaataaacattcaaaaatgGGTGACGCGTCTCATACAGTTTTCCCTTAATTCTCCAGAGGGGACATAGCACTATTAAAATATGGGCAAGTGGACCAATTAATGACCCAATGCAGATGAAGAATTGGTCAAAACAACCCCCAAAATGTATTCTGAGCATGATTCTAGCCACGGTATATAATAATTTGTGGGCCTTGGTGCGTTGTCAGTCAAAACACTGCAGGTTTTGTGCGGATATGTTAATCCCTTACATTAAACTTCACCCTTACCCTTACTTTAACCCTTACCTGATCTCGTTCTACCCCTATCCACAGCAGGGAGTCCTGTCGGCCATTACTGCAGGTGAGCTGGTTAGTGGGAGCTGTGGAGTTCACGGCTAATTGGTAAATATAAAAGACGGGAGCaaaaacagatgcttttatttctcCTGGACTGGACTGTCGACATGGGCTGGAGAAATCATGTCATATACCGAGGACATAATTGAGCCCATTAGGATCCTTGAGGCTATATGGGAATTAGCCTCCTCCGAGATGCCCTTCAGTGAGCATTATCACCGGCTTAACAGACCCAGCGGGTCTCCCTGCTCCTCCGTAAATGTGCATCCACGTGGACTAATTGGTTTTCTATCTCCAGACGGGAATCTGTGGCACAAATCTCCTCCTTTTAAAAACGGCCGCTCTCAGCTTGGTGGAGAGCGGGGTTACCGCGAGCGTTAGCTAACTGTTAGCAAGGTGAGCAGACTGAAAAGCTAACGACTACAATTCcctgtcacaaaaaaaacaaacaaacaaacaaacaaacaaacaaaaacaccagtctattattgtgttttcacagcacattagtttatgttgttgtCTGGAAAGGtgtaattaagttaattaatcatttattgGAGCGGTTTAGCGGTTGGTCAGTTAAAGTTAAGGGGAAAGCGATCATCCTCAGTTACGTTTTGCTCTTCCTGCTGTTGTGAaaggtgtttttaaaattcgctttttaaaaatttaactcACTTTCAGTCTCGTTGaagctttattttatataacaaacacaaaaggcaatgtcacatatttttatttactttctctAGGTCACATTGGAGCAGACCTAAATTAAACAACACTTTGTGAAGTCTGAATAGTTTGGCCTTTGTGAGAATATTTCATTAGATAGTTACATATTTATAGGCTAATGCATTGTAAAATTTCTGGGTTTTTGACAGACTTAACAATCAGGGCGACAGTATGGTGAATAAAAGCACAATTAAAAATAGTTCGGGGTAAAATCCTTTCTCAAATGCTAATAAGTATTTTTATAGTCCACAGTAAAAGGCATTgtcagaagaaaaataaatatacgaAGAAcctatatttttgtgtttatgcttGTGGAAAAATGGtaattttaatgcatttcaaacaacaaaaggaCATATTACATGTTTGGCACTTCTATAGAACAACCAACATCCCTGGATTGGTGGACTATTGCTAAACCTCCACAGTTGCCTATCGTTTAATCATTTGCCCTTTGTATTCAGGCGATGAGCTGTAGATCTATTAAGATCAAGTGGCTTTGAAGGCAGATGAGCTGCTCTTATGCTTCTAAAACCCCTACAAAGCAATATGCATTGGCCGGAAATTGAACCCGGGTCTCCCACGtagcaggcgagaattcgaccactgactCACCAATACCCAAAcccttttttgcatttcttttttgtaacgTCATAGTCTAGTCCAGATTTGAGTACAGCAGTGCCTGGAATGTAAAACAAACCTTGTAAAACCATTGCTCTTCCTTTCATAAATAAAGGTAAGTGGGTTTGAAAGTGGATTTCAAGCGGCATTATTGATTTAACCAGAATGTCCAATACCAATTCCTAACACTAAGCAGTGCACAAAACAGAATCATTCACCCAGGATTGTAACTAAACGTTCCCTTAACATTCTCTTTCACTGATGATTCATGAGCTCTAAATAGAAATCCAGTAAATGGTGCCTATACTTTTAGCCGACCcagtttgctgtttttaacATCATTAATTTTGTTGGGTAGTTACATTCCTGACCTTATTTAAATTCGTTCAGTGTATTTCATCTGGTAGGGGTTGTCGGTTACCCTTAGGTTACTAATATAGACTTTAGTAGTAAACTGTAGTAGAGAGTTTTGTAGGCTAATTGTTGTTTGACTAAAATATGTCGGCAGGCATTTATTGTTCATTCTTCCTTTAAAGAGATAGCTCTGACAGCATGCAGCCCCCAGCTGTTagcacagctgcagctgctctgccTGGCTGTGCTGGATGATGCTATGGTTGTATCTATGTTCCTATAGCTGCTGTGACTGGTCTTTACTGCTTCTATAACATTAGCCAAGAAAGCATCATTAAGTCAGATGCTCAGAATTGCAGCCCAGTCCTTCTGTCAGACACGGCAGCTGTGTTACCAGTACACTCAGGACTTCAGGAATACAGAGGTTTCATACAGAGGGAGGCTTGTGTCACTGTTTCACTAAACACATGTATTTAGTTACACCCATTATAAACTAATGAGTCACAGCCATGGTGAACCTGACAATCATAGCCAAAGATTTATATTTTCCCAAAACTTGTCAAAATCACAGCCATGGTGGAAGACTGTCATATTGTCACATAGCAGTGTAGCTGTTGTGATGAGTGTGAACTTTTTCGTTAGTTATTTAGTTATTGCAGTGATGCAACTGAGTGTGTTGACTCCACAACCAGCACCTGTAACTTCAACCTGTGTTTCATTTGTGTTCTTATAATACAGTTTGGCCTTCCTCTCAGAATCAGGGGGAATGCACTTTTTTCCCCTGAGGAAGCACAAATAGagttcagaaaaaaacagctctGTATCTATTTATATGCTGTATTCTCACCAAGATAGAAGCATAAGAATAATTATGTGACTCAgatgtataatataaaaatttaaGACAGGTCTTTAAGATTAACCTTAATGTGTTGCAGCAGATTTTCCTTGGTGGCACATATAATCcatagaggaaaaaaatgggATTAGTTCCATTGTGGTATCTTGATGCATCCTCAACCAGTGTCTGAGCCCTTTCGCCATGTTGTGGATAAATATGGCCTGCGATCTTCAAGTTCAAGTTCACGGTGCTGAAGGAAGAGAACACCAGGACATGGCAGCCTTTTGTCCAATTGAGGGGC
It contains:
- the il1rapl1a gene encoding interleukin-1 receptor accessory protein-like 1-A isoform X1, with protein sequence MRPPSPLLILLYVTLSKSVKVVSKRGSVDGCTDWSVDYLKYRVLQGEPVRLKCALFYGYIRANYSQAQSVGLSLMWYRSSGLGHSDFEEPISFDGVRMSKEEDAIWFRPADLQDVGLYSCVLRNSTYCMKVSMSLTVAENDTNLCYNSNMRRTEKAELSKSKDILCPDIDDYVEPGKELDITWYKECRPKQWRASIIQKRDILSIQEVKEDDIGNYTCEVQFGGFLVRRTTELTVTAPLTDKPPKILFPSENKISNMELQLGTTLNLTCRAFFGYSGDVSPLIYWMKGEKFIEDLDEERVQESDIKLIKEHLGEQEVAISLTIDSLEEEDLGNYSCYVENGNGRRQATIQLFRRECITHRPCGRSMKVSSGCFSSISEKERSGKQVEVVVSETKLMYTVELAGGLGAILLLLIFLISLYKCYKIELMLFYRRHFGSEDVDGENKDYDAYLSYTKVDPDQWSQETREEERFALEILPDVLEKHYGYKLFIPDRDLIPTGSLTNEHYQDDTRLFGAYIEDVARCVDQSKRLIIVMTPNYVVRRGWSIFELETRLRNMLVTGEIKVILIECAELRGIMNYQEVEALKHTIKTLTVIKWHGPKSNKLNSKFWKQLQYEMPFRRTEPMLTHEPALDVSEQGPFGELQTVSAISMAAATSTAMATAHPELRSSFHNTYHTTMRQKHYYRSYEYDIPQGGTLPPLSSLGNQHTYCNIPLTLLNGQRPAGKSREHSLEEAHANNAMLPLLPRETSISSVIW
- the il1rapl1a gene encoding interleukin-1 receptor accessory protein-like 1-A isoform X3 codes for the protein MNIESEVDGCTDWSVDYLKYRVLQGEPVRLKCALFYGYIRANYSQAQSVGLSLMWYRSSGLGHSDFEEPISFDGVRMSKEEDAIWFRPADLQDVGLYSCVLRNSTYCMKVSMSLTVAENDTNLCYNSNMRRTEKAELSKSKDILCPDIDDYVEPGKELDITWYKECRPKQWRASIIQKRDILSIQEVKEDDIGNYTCEVQFGGFLVRRTTELTVTAPLTDKPPKILFPSENKISNMELQLGTTLNLTCRAFFGYSGDVSPLIYWMKGEKFIEDLDEERVQESDIKLIKEHLGEQEVAISLTIDSLEEEDLGNYSCYVENGNGRRQATIQLFRRECITHRPCGRSMKVSSGCFSSISEKERSGKQVEVVVSETKLMYTVELAGGLGAILLLLIFLISLYKCYKIELMLFYRRHFGSEDVDGENKDYDAYLSYTKVDPDQWSQETREEERFALEILPDVLEKHYGYKLFIPDRDLIPTGSLTNEHYQDDTRLFGAYIEDVARCVDQSKRLIIVMTPNYVVRRGWSIFELETRLRNMLVTGEIKVILIECAELRGIMNYQEVEALKHTIKTLTVIKWHGPKSNKLNSKFWKQLQYEMPFRRTEPMLTHEPALDVSEQGPFGELQTVSAISMAAATSTAMATAHPELRSSFHNTYHTTMRQKHYYRSYEYDIPQGGTLPPLSSLGNQHTYCNIPLTLLNGQRPAGKSREHSLEEAHANNAMLPLLPRETSISSVIW
- the il1rapl1a gene encoding interleukin-1 receptor accessory protein-like 1-A isoform X4, yielding MRPPSPLLILLYVTLSKSVKVVSKRGSVDGCTDWSVDYLKYRVLQGEPVRLKCALFYGYIRANYSQAQSVGLSLMWYRSSGLGHSDFEEPISFDGVRMSKEEDAIWFRPADLQDVGLYSCVLRNSTYCMKVSMSLTVAENDTNLCYNSNMRRTEKAELSKSKDILCPDIDDYVEPGKELDITWYKECRPKQWRASIIQKRDILSIQEVKEDDIGNYTCEVQFGGFLVRRTTELTVTGTTLNLTCRAFFGYSGDVSPLIYWMKGEKFIEDLDEERVQESDIKLIKEHLGEQEVAISLTIDSLEEEDLGNYSCYVENGNGRRQATIQLFRRECITHRPCGRSMKVSSGCFSSISEKERSGKQVEVVVSETKLMYTVELAGGLGAILLLLIFLISLYKCYKIELMLFYRRHFGSEDVDGENKDYDAYLSYTKVDPDQWSQETREEERFALEILPDVLEKHYGYKLFIPDRDLIPTGSLTNEHYQDDTRLFGAYIEDVARCVDQSKRLIIVMTPNYVVRRGWSIFELETRLRNMLVTGEIKVILIECAELRGIMNYQEVEALKHTIKTLTVIKWHGPKSNKLNSKFWKQLQYEMPFRRTEPMLTHEPALDVSEQGPFGELQTVSAISMAAATSTAMATAHPELRSSFHNTYHTTMRQKHYYRSYEYDIPQGGTLPPLSSLGNQHTYCNIPLTLLNGQRPAGKSREHSLEEAHANNAMLPLLPRETSISSVIW